Within the bacterium genome, the region GGCGAAGCAGCGCATCGTGGTCGAGGAGTTCGTCCGGCAGGAAGTCAACGACGCCGCCGAAGTTTCGGATGCCGAGTTGCGCGATTTTTTCGAAAAAAACAAAAACCGTTTTCAGCGCAAGGAATCGGTGCTGCTGGCCCACATCGTTACTTCGTTGGAAAAGGATGCCTGGAGCGCAGTGGCGGAATTGCGGAACGGCACTTCATTTTCCGAGGTGGCGCGCAAGCGCTCTATCGTCGAGGCGACGCGCGAAAATGGCGGGATGATGGGGACGGTTCAACGCGGCGAGTTGGAGCGGGGCATAGAGGAAGTGGTCTTCAAGCTTCCCATCGGAAAGTTCAGCGATCCGGTCAAAAGCACGCTGGGTTGGCAGATTTTTCGTGTGTCTGAAAAGACCCCGGCGGCCATAGCGAATTTCAATGATGTCAAAGATGATGTCCGAAACATCCTTCTCGATATCAAGCGGCGCGCGAAGTTCC harbors:
- a CDS encoding peptidyl-prolyl cis-trans isomerase, with the protein product MNIQKAAPFFLVLGLAVGAAAGPAAGAEKKKSAAQNESAEVAIINGKKLTLGEINQLIGRFPPTVQIRIRKNREKFLSGLIETELLFQEAIRRKYDEVPGIRARIEQAKQRIVVEEFVRQEVNDAAEVSDAELRDFFEKNKNRFQRKESVLLAHIVTSLEKDAWSAVAELRNGTSFSEVARKRSIVEATRENGGMMGTVQRGELERGIEEVVFKLPIGKFSDPVKSTLGWQIFRVSEKTPAAIANFNDVKDDVRNILLDIKRRAKFQEIARKLRESGNVKVFPERLR